A stretch of Paenibacillus sp. URB8-2 DNA encodes these proteins:
- a CDS encoding MFS transporter, whose product MNVIEIGSSDHRRASAGMLMGSIVVFAVLYSPQPLISLFSKEYHISPATAGASISLATIGLGIGLILISALSSSLERKKLMSLSLLLTSILAVASAFCHQFSIFLVIRFLEGICISGFPSIAMAYINEEFHRKDIGRVMGSYIAGTAIGGFTGRIVIGALTDLLNWQTALMILGMINLLLSLYFWRYLPASRNFHPHRRSFKQWQAGMIGNLLNKRLLLLFITGFLLMGVYIMILDYIGYPLTAKPYYLSQTVFGFLFVVNLVGTWSSVWFGKLADHHPRPQVIAIAIALFAAGAMLTLIPILAVKILGVALVAFGFFAGHSVASGWVGLVADSEHKAQASSLYLLFYYGGSSLVGWSGGLFLHRLGWSGLIYYAFVLLAAAVVITSLAGEAIRLRRLQLK is encoded by the coding sequence CTTTGATCAGCCTTTTTTCCAAGGAATATCACATTTCACCGGCAACGGCGGGAGCCTCCATTTCCCTCGCCACAATCGGTCTGGGTATCGGCCTGATCCTGATTTCTGCGCTATCCAGCTCTCTGGAAAGAAAAAAATTAATGAGCCTATCCCTGCTGCTAACCTCCATCCTTGCGGTGGCATCCGCTTTTTGCCATCAATTTTCCATATTTCTGGTCATCCGGTTCTTGGAAGGCATCTGTATTTCGGGGTTTCCTTCGATTGCGATGGCCTATATTAATGAAGAGTTCCATCGAAAAGACATCGGGAGAGTCATGGGGAGTTACATTGCGGGAACGGCTATCGGCGGATTTACCGGGCGGATCGTGATCGGAGCATTAACCGACCTATTGAATTGGCAAACCGCGCTGATGATTCTGGGAATGATCAATTTGCTGCTTAGTCTTTATTTCTGGAGATACCTTCCAGCGTCGCGCAATTTCCATCCTCACCGGCGGTCTTTCAAGCAGTGGCAGGCAGGGATGATCGGCAACCTGCTAAACAAGCGGCTGCTCTTGCTGTTCATCACCGGATTTTTGCTGATGGGCGTCTATATCATGATTCTGGATTATATCGGCTATCCGCTGACAGCCAAGCCCTATTACTTAAGCCAAACCGTCTTCGGATTTCTGTTTGTCGTCAATTTGGTCGGAACATGGAGCTCCGTCTGGTTCGGCAAGCTCGCGGATCACCATCCGCGCCCGCAGGTCATCGCCATAGCGATCGCACTCTTTGCGGCAGGGGCAATGCTAACCCTGATTCCTATTTTGGCAGTCAAAATATTAGGAGTCGCTTTGGTTGCCTTTGGATTTTTTGCCGGGCATTCGGTTGCAAGCGGGTGGGTTGGATTGGTGGCGGATTCCGAACACAAAGCACAGGCCTCCTCTCTTTATTTGCTCTTCTATTACGGGGGTTCCAGCTTGGTCGGATGGTCGGGCGGTCTGTTTCTCCACCGTTTGGGTTGGAGCGGTCTTATTTATTATGCGTTTGTTCTTCTGGCTGCCGCTGTAGTCATCACCTCGCTTGCGGGAGAAGCCATCCGTCTGCGGCGTTTGCAATTAAAGTAA